DNA sequence from the Cucurbita pepo subsp. pepo cultivar mu-cu-16 chromosome LG06, ASM280686v2, whole genome shotgun sequence genome:
tttttctcctctcttttCCTTCATCCTCCCCTTTTCTCATTACGTTCAGCAGTACTCGttcctctttctcttccttttttgacGCCGGCGTGATCCACGGTACGGCGACGACACCCGCTCCGGCGCAAGGCAACGGCGGTGCAGCTCCCTCATCTGATCGACAAACACCATTCCTGCGATACACTTCCAGGACGGCATACCTAACTCCATAGAGGTAAGGTCTGCGACAACGAACGCATTCCAGTCGGTACTAGCAATGACCGATTCGTTTCCGTTTTAGGCAGTAAAATCTCGCTGATAGTCCTTTAGGATCTATTTGGTTGTTGTAGTTTAGAATTTGGCTAACATTGTTTCTGGTTCTTTTAGGATTCTCAGTTCAGTAACATCTGTAGTAACTTAGAGATCCGAGGAAGTGGTTTCTTCGTTGGGTTTTAGAATGTTTACAATGCATTGTCGATAGCCCTAGAAATAGCAAATTACATCTGATTAAGGTTTTTAGTAAGGATCTAAGGCTCAATCCTCCATAATGATATCCTTCACTACTTCCTTTATGTCAACTCAGTTCTAATGAAAGCGCATTCACTCTCTCCCAGTCTACCTGCTTGAACAGTTGAACTTCCCTTTGttaaacgaacacgactctccacaatggtatgatattgtccactttgagcataagctctcatggctttgctttggtcttccccaaaaggcctcataccaatggagttagtattcctcacatataaacccatgatcattccctaaattagtcgatgtgggactttcatcatccaacaccctTCTCATTCCCCTTTTTTTTGGCGTAAGTTTTATCAACCTTTCCCTCCACTTCTCTTCCCACAGCTGGTTTCCCTTTGAGTTCAGTCATTTATTTAGGTGCGGGTTCTCTTTGTAGTTCTTTGTATAAAGGAGATATGGAATCATTAGAATCAcatcttttcttctccaatttaTTGTATCTATCACTTAATTTATgtgttttttcaaatttattattgtaatcGTAATATTAGTGTTCAAATTGAATTGCATTCCAACGAGAATAGGTTAGATTGGTCTCTATATCTAATAGTAAATTTACTCATATTGTTGCTGAAAGTGATATTTTTTCCTTATGTTGAAACCCCTCAAGAATTTAAGTTTCCATCCAACGAGTAGTTACTATTTtgtgaaatttattttacttggagtttttgatttatttataagttGAAATTTGAACGAACGTTTATGATTTAGGGCCATTTTTTCAATCTCACGACTGAAATGAAGAAACATTGTAGTTCGGTTCCTAGCTCTAGCAAACAAATGATGGAGGATGAAAGAGAAGATCTTGAATATTCTTCCTCAGAAGAATCTCTTGACTCGGTATTTTTTAGCagttaaatttatgtttatgttacattctttaattatagaaattcatgaattattttatttgcaatttGACTTCACTGTATTTGTATAGGAAGAAGAGAATATAGAGCGTGAACTTGCAGATGTGACTTTTGAGGAATTACAGAGAGTACGGTCTGATGGATCACACTCGATGTACCAAAAGACCAACCAAGAGAAGAAAGGCAGGCGGGCAAACAAGAACAGGTAGCTTATaggcacttttttttttcttaatttatttgtttgctAGTAAATAGAGATTGTGACTGTAATTTCTTTGTGAAGGCCAATGGAGGTTAGCAGCAAGAAACCAGTTGGTAGGTTTAGAGAGGTCATTCAGGCTCCTAAAAGCGTGAGTTGGTTATTCCTTTTTTGTTAGTTTAGTATCCAAATCTATGGCATTTTCATTGTTTGTATGGAGCCAAATTTACTGAATGATTATGAGAGTCACACCTCCTGTTATGGAGTTCTATCGAAACcttaaaaaatagttacaTCTCTGCCTGCACTTACACATGTGTGGAGCTTGTTTCATTGATTATTTGTCGGTTTTCAGATGGTACGTGATCCACGTTTTGAATCTCTAACCGGCTCTCTTGATGTTGAGGGGTGAGTTTTTCTTGATATGAGAATTGATGAACTCTTTGGCATGTAgtaccaacaaaaaaaaaaaaggcgtgttaaatttttgttcatggtacttttgtaattatctttcttctttgtttgaaattgacattgtttattttatgtttctttgaATCTTCAGATTTAAGAAGAGATATAGTTTCATTTATGAGAATAATCTTCCAGCTGAAAAAGAGGTCTACTTCTTTTTCTGTTCCCTTCATATATTACCGTATTGATAtgatttctcatttttagattttaaattctattgaCTTGGATGCCATTTTGTGTATTGCAACTTTCACTGATACAACAGGAACTGAAAAAGCAGTTAAGGAAAACCAATGATTCAAACGTTGTTGAAGAATTAAAGAAACAACTGTCTTGGATTGTAAGTACTATcattttgattcatttatAATGAGTTGCATATtaagtttgtttatttatatgacGCCTATGAAAACATGTTTATGGTCCTTAATgataaaaatggaagaaaaatcaGAATG
Encoded proteins:
- the LOC111796932 gene encoding ribosomal RNA processing protein 36 homolog → MKKHCSSVPSSSKQMMEDEREDLEYSSSEESLDSEEENIERELADVTFEELQRVRSDGSHSMYQKTNQEKKGRRANKNRPMEVSSKKPVGRFREVIQAPKSMVRDPRFESLTGSLDVEGFKKRYSFIYENNLPAEKEELKKQLRKTNDSNVVEELKKQLSWIDKQFKSDSTKRVDAAILANHKKKEREAAKHGKKPFYLKKSEIRKQRLTEKYNTLKSTGKLDAYMERRRRKNAAKDRRYIPYQRSSKSDEQE